The window TCTTAAGATATTTGTAGGGCTTACTTAGCTCCTGTACCCCCGGAGGGGTTGGTTGGTTGGTTGGGGACGCACTGCAAACAAATATGTTTcgaaattaaaaaattagctCTTAAAAAGTTAACTAATGATCCATTAATTAATGATTGCTACAGATTAAGTAATCCATTAATTCCAGAGATTAGGATCTGCTCTTACGGAATTTCTAAACAATAGGAATCAAAGTCACTAGGTTTGTATATGTGAATGTTAAATGAAGATCTGACTACAAAGACAAACAAAGTGTAATTTATTTGATAAGATTTTTTTACTTGTAATTGAGATACGACGAGTTCaagtaagtaaaaaaaaaaaatacgtgAAGATTCACTACtgttaattttctttctttctttttttaaaaagaagaagaaggaaaaaatacaAACAGTTTTGTGCGAGGACCACCTTTTATGTAGAATCATGTCTAGTTACAGTCATGTCATCCCAATCTTAGAAACGGGCAGCAAATAGCCTAGTAGGTTTCCACCTCTGTTTTATTTCCGACTCAAATATGGACTTAACCGGAGGACCACCCTTGTGGCAAAAGACGGCAAAGGTCATGTCTGTCATCTGCAGAATTTTGTGCCTCACATTGGCGGTCCATCATCTGCATCTTAATTGTCTTTGGGTTTCCCAATTCTGTCGCCGGAAATATTCCCTGCCAGGCATTTATAGACCATGGCCCTCGTTTCATTTATATCGAACCTGTTGCTGAGTGTTCATGATTACGATAGGCAATGCAATTTGGTTGAAGCTCTCTACTCACAGTTTCATTTATATCGAACCTGTTGCTGAGTTTCATTGAAGCTCTCTACTCACAGTTTGCTTAACCGTACCCATCCCCAAACCACCctagtgaaaaatgaaaaatgataaGACAATAAGATGCTAGCCTCCCGGCAAAAGAGTGTAAACTCTACAATCTGCCTGGAATAGATATTAAGAGGACAAAATCCACTATCAACGGATTCACATAGATGGCCAACAACTTCTTGATATTATAACGTACAGATTTCGTTGAAAGTGCTTCCTCTCTCATTGTTAAGTTCAGAATTAAATTCAATTCTGATCTACAGATGTCACCTGTGACAGTCACAACAAGTAAAGAGGACAATCTCCCTCTGTCATGTCACAAGTGCTTGAGCATGTATACAAACTAACTATCAGGGAAGTGAAGGGTTGGAAGTTGGGGCTCTATCGTCAGTGATAACTTGAACGAGAATTCTGATTGTCATCGTCGTCGTCGAGAATAAGTTTGACTCCGTTGTTCTTGAGGGCATTTACAACAGACCAGACTTTCGTCCGATTCTTGAAACCTTTTTTCTCAATTTCCTTGTTCACATTGACATGGATTCCATTTGCCTGCCCTTGTTCAAGGCCTTCTACTCTAAGTCTCATTGCCAATACTTCTCCAACAGTTGATGCTGCCTTAGCATTGCAAGATCGACCGCATTCAAGCGTATTTTTGAGCGCATGTTCAACTGTTGATGCTGATGCGACTATGCGTCCACTGTTTCGGTCCACTACATTTGCAGTGACGTACTTCAGCGAAAAGAACAATCTTAAGACATACCTCTTCATAACAGTCATCACGTCAAGAAAAGCGACCTATTCAGAAGACGTTCATTAGACATTACACATTATAGGCTTCTAGCAGAGTGGACAAACAAgaaaaatagcaaggaaaagatCCACTATCTTTATCTTTGATGTATGCAATTTTACAAAATGGCATGCCCAGAAGCAGCCTATTGTGAAGCATCAGAGAAAAATGGAACACTTCTCAGGTGCCGTTTATTGAAATCTTTAGTTCTTAAAAACAAGAGTTATGGCACTCATGTGAAAAGATAACTAACTTTGTTGTTCAGAAATGAGCAACTGATTAAGTGCTCTTCAGTGCTTACAACAAACAAAGGAATTCTAACATTTACACTTACAAGATGTAATTACAACAAATATTTTTGTTTCAAGAAAAATGTCATGAAGAGTGGGCCTAGAGAAATAAAGGTAGACATCACAGGTTCTGACAGCCAACTGCAAATCCAACAGAACTCTGCACTATTTAAGTACTTAAGGAGTCATTGTGGCATTTTACTCTAGCTTCTTTAGCTCCAATCTCTAATAAGGCCCATGGTATAATGTGCTCTAACTTGGATGGAGGAGCTACAAGCAAAAACTAATTCAGGACAAACTTttaaagaaaatgttgaaataaaaGATCAAATCTGGTACCATGTTTGAGAAGCAAAAGAAATTAACAGAGCCCTATAATCTTCACATGAATTTACAAACATCTTATTAAGTAGCAAGTAACCACAATAAATTTGATGCACTGAAACAAGATCAAACATTAATGACTTCTCAAATATGGTacaataattataattattaagGCCAACATACAACGTGTTTAACTATAGTAGATTGACTTGATTACACAAGTTGATTCCTAATTTTTATCTCACACCACGAGATCCAATGATGACATGACTATGCAGTTACTATTGTATTGGCCCAAAACCTTGCTAATTTTGATCTTTATGGTGCTACCTGTATCAATTAGATCCAGAGTCA is drawn from Coffea arabica cultivar ET-39 chromosome 1c, Coffea Arabica ET-39 HiFi, whole genome shotgun sequence and contains these coding sequences:
- the LOC113727354 gene encoding uncharacterized protein, with product MTVMKRYVLRLFFSLKYVTANVVDRNSGRIVASASTVEHALKNTLECGRSCNAKAASTVGEVLAMRLRVEGLEQGQANGIHVNVNKEIEKKGFKNRTKVWSVVNALKNNGVKLILDDDDDNQNSRSSYH